A window from Plasmodium relictum strain SGS1 genome assembly, chromosome: 7 encodes these proteins:
- the PFN gene encoding profilin, putative, with the protein MEGEYSWENYLNDRLLATNQVSAAGLASEEDGVVYACVAQSDESDPNFDKWSLFYKEDYEIEIEEEDGGKIKKTINEGQTLLTVFREGYAPDGVWLGGTKFQFINIDRDLDFEGFTFDVATCAKLKGGLHLVKIPGGNILVALYDEEKEHDRGNSKIAALTFAKELAESSQ; encoded by the exons ATGGAAGGAGAATATTCATGGGAGAATTACTTGAATGATCGACTTTTAGCAACAAATCAAGTGTCAGCTGCAGGTTTGGCATCg GAAGAAGATGGTGTTGTTTACGCTTGTGTAGCTCAATCTGATGAAAGTGATCCCAACTTTGATAAATGGTCTCTTTTTTATAAGGAGGATTATGAAATAGAAATAGAAGAGgaa gATGGtggaaaaattaaaaaaacaataaatgaAGGACAAACATTATTGACAGTATTTAGAGAAGGATATGCACCTGATGGTGTATGGTTAGGTGGTACAAAATTtcaatttataaatattgatAGAGATTTAGATTTTGAAGGATTTACTTTTGATGTTGCTACTTGTGCTAAATTAAAAGGTGGTCTTCATTTAGTTAAAATTCCAGGTGGGAATATTTTAGTAGCATTATATGACGAAGAAAAGGAACACGATAGAG gaAATTCTAAAATTGCAGCATTAACTTTTGCAAAAGAATTAGCTGAGAGCAGTCAATAA